DNA from Stenotrophomonas bentonitica:
TCCAGCTCGACGCGCTGCGCCCGCCGCCGCACCGGGGTGGGGACGCCGCACGTGAGACCGAAGCGCGCCGCCTGGGCGAACTGCAGGCCCAAGGCGTGAACGTGCCCCCGGTGCTGGGTACCGGCCGCGCCTCGCTGGTGCTCGGCGACAACGGCAGCTCCTTCAACACCTGCCTGCGCCAGGCCGATGCGGCTGGCCGCGACGCCCTGGTCTCGGCGGCGATGCAGGCCATCGCCGCCGCCCATGCCAAGGGCGCGTATTTCGGCCAGCCGCTGCCGCGCAACCTGACCTGGGACGGCCAGCAGATCGGCTTCATCGATTTCGAGGAAGACCCGCTGGAAGTGATGGATCTGGCCCAGGCCCAGGCACGCGACTGGCTGATGTTCGGCTACGGCGTGGCGCGCTACTACGAAGACCGGCCGCAACGGCTCCAGGCATTGATGGCAGCGGCCATGGATGGTGAACAGGCGCCGGTGCTGGCGCATGCCCACGAGGTCTCCGGCCGCCTGCAGCGCCTGGCCCGCTACAGCATGAAAATGGGCCGCTCGGCGCGGGCATTGGCGCACGCGATCCTGATCGTGCATGGCGCCACCACGCTGGGCATGCTGATGCTGGTGGCGATCTGTTTCGACTTCTTCAGCGACGGCGACCTCGACTTCCTGCAGCTGTTCGTGTGAGTCCTCAATACGCGCCAGTACAGACGGAGGGCGCTAAACCGCCTTATCATTCGCCGTTCGTTTTTTGCAGGCGGATTTCCGCGTGACCGATTCCAATCTCGCTTTCGTGTTCCCCGGGCAGGGCTCGCAGTCGCTGGGCATGCTGGCTGAACTGGCTGAACTGCACCCGCAGGTGCGTGAAGCCTTCACCGAAGCCTCCGATGGCGCCGGCGTGGACCTGTGGGCGCTCTCGCAGGGCGGCCCGGAAGAGATGCTCAACCGCACCGAATACACCCAGCCGGCCCTGCTGGCCGCCAGCATTGGCGTGTGGCGCGCATGGCAGGCCGTGCACGGCGCCCAGCCCGCAGTCCTGGCCGGGCACAGCCTGGGCGAGTACACCGCGCTGGTTGCGGCCGGGGCCCTGTCCCTGCGCGACGGCGCCCACCTGGTGCGCCTGCGCGGCCAGCTGATGCAGGACGCCGCGCCGACCGGCGTGGGCGCCATGGCCGCCGTGCTCGGTGCCGAAGACGCGCTGGTCAAGGAGGTCTGCGAGCAGGCGTCCGGCAGCCAGGTGGTGGTCC
Protein-coding regions in this window:
- a CDS encoding serine/threonine protein phosphatase, giving the protein MVEQIVIHGQRAWLKQYGQGSRAVALALLNFVAHRFQLDALRPPPHRGGDAARETEARRLGELQAQGVNVPPVLGTGRASLVLGDNGSSFNTCLRQADAAGRDALVSAAMQAIAAAHAKGAYFGQPLPRNLTWDGQQIGFIDFEEDPLEVMDLAQAQARDWLMFGYGVARYYEDRPQRLQALMAAAMDGEQAPVLAHAHEVSGRLQRLARYSMKMGRSARALAHAILIVHGATTLGMLMLVAICFDFFSDGDLDFLQLFV
- the fabD gene encoding ACP S-malonyltransferase; the encoded protein is MTDSNLAFVFPGQGSQSLGMLAELAELHPQVREAFTEASDGAGVDLWALSQGGPEEMLNRTEYTQPALLAASIGVWRAWQAVHGAQPAVLAGHSLGEYTALVAAGALSLRDGAHLVRLRGQLMQDAAPTGVGAMAAVLGAEDALVKEVCEQASGSQVVVPANYNSPGQIVIGGDAEAVDRALALLAEKGVRKAVKLAVSVPSHTPLMREAANRLVETMAGLDWRVPALPVVQNVDARVHDGIDAIRSALVQQLYLPVQWTGCVEALAARGVTRVAECGPGKVLTGLIKRIDKSLDARTLSTPADFETARETWAA